A window of the Tunturibacter empetritectus genome harbors these coding sequences:
- a CDS encoding PadR family transcriptional regulator, whose translation MKEKPDVLQGTLALMVLKTLDVLGPQHGWGIARRIEQISGDLLAVNQGTLYPLLLRLEHEDSIASEWGASENNRRARFYRLTAAGRKQLQAETREWEQTAAIIARFFKLKAEDLT comes from the coding sequence ATGAAGGAAAAGCCCGACGTCTTGCAAGGTACGCTCGCACTGATGGTCCTCAAGACACTCGATGTCCTGGGACCGCAGCACGGCTGGGGAATAGCCCGGCGCATCGAGCAGATTAGCGGAGACCTTCTGGCTGTCAACCAGGGTACGCTTTATCCCTTGCTGCTCAGGCTGGAGCATGAAGACTCGATTGCCTCCGAGTGGGGCGCATCGGAGAACAACCGCCGCGCGCGCTTCTATCGGCTTACCGCGGCCGGCCGCAAGCAACTCCAGGCGGAGACCCGCGAATGGGAGCAAACAGCAGCGATCATCGCGCGCTTTTTCAAACTCAAGGCGGAGGATTTAACATGA